The sequence below is a genomic window from Pygocentrus nattereri isolate fPygNat1 chromosome 16, fPygNat1.pri, whole genome shotgun sequence.
GCGTGGACAGCGAGTGAGcacagtgttaaaaactccagatagcactgcactgctgtctgatccactcatataTTTGAAATAACTATGCCTGCCAAAATATTTGCTGGATCAATCAATGTCAAAAGCTTATTGTACACCTTTGTGTTCAGAAGGTCCAACTCCTCGAAGTCAGAAGAAACAAAATACAGGCTTTGGAGGAGAAATGTCAAAGTAACATTGCTACATTGGGCAACATGTAATGGCAACAAAAATGGTCATtattccttccttttttttattacgGCACCCCTTTCAATCACAATAGTGTACTTAAGGTGTCTGATTTCAATCTGCCAGTGCATCTGCCAATGACCCAGTTCTCTATTCTGTTCTCACTCTCGTAAGGATTGCATTCCACAGGCAGATCAACAATACACTGACTGTTCTGCCCCAACATGCAAAACAAGAAAGCGCTGCCAGAATAGGACACAAAGCGAATGAAAGCTGAACTCTGGACAATCATATTTGAAGCTCCAAGTTATGAAATTTTAGCAGTTTGACTGGTTGTTGGAGTGAAACCAACATTTTTGAGGACAGTCCACCAGGGTAATCAGGCTCACCAAAACAATAAGGCATGGTGGTGTGGACTGTAATTTGTTGGTGACAATAAGACTGGGTCTCTGGGGCCAGGAGGCACCTCCAGTGGCTTAGAGAATTCCACCCAACCTCCTATAATCTCAGGCTTGGCACACTTGTTCTTGGTAAACAATCTACAAACATGTGAATTAAAAGCCTGTAGTTATCACTGTAGGCAAACCAAGTTGCGATTCTCATCATGTAGCTGTTATTAAGTAAATAACCAACCAACTAAACCATTTCCTCCAACTTGAGCTGCAttattgaaatgttttctttctgacAGCTTATATGTTGAACACCACAATTTTCAGTCTTTTAGGCTCCCTTATTGGTGTACCTAGAGATGGCAATAAGCTAGCACTCAAATGTTTGATCACATATGAGATTTGATTCATTTCTGTAAAACCTGGCCTGAAATATCAGAGAAGTGCTTACAGCACAACATAAAGCAGATCATGTGATAGTAACAGTAGCCCAAGGCTGCCAAATTGTGAATTTAAGGACAATTAGCCATCTGAATGTTACACAATTCCTTCACTTTAAATGGTATTTGAGAGGTTTGTGTATGGCACGTTTAGATGACCATTATAAGTAAAAGCTattgaactaaaaaaaaaaaaaaaaagatcattttaaagCTGGTACTGGATTCAGATGATTCTCAAAAGTTTTGGTATCAGTATCAGAAACGAGAAGGTGGTATCGTGTCATCTCTAGTAAAGTCACATCTGGCTACGGCTTGCATAGCTTGACTCAACAAGAGGCATCAAGTTTCTTAAAATGGCTGCATGTGTATCATATTATCTGACACCTGCTGGCCTTGAGAAGCCATCAGTCAGAGGTGAAGTACTGACTAAGCACTAAGCAGTTGCTTTCTCAAGACCAAATCAAGAGTGCAGATAGATTTGACCAGGTCTGATTTCACTGCTCTCCCAATTACATAGACAGCATGGTGTTTAATGTGCCTGGTTATTGGGATGGCCTTGAAGATGTTTTCATGTACATGGGTTCAAAAGACTTTCctcaagaaccattttctgaGGCAATGGCAGACAGATGTGTTCTCACCCCCATATTAAAAGCATTCCCCTCCCTACTGAAGAATGCAAAGTGCTCATGACCTTATTTGCCCTGCTATCAGTGCACCAAGTGTAGGTAAAGCAAGTGTGACGGTCCTTACCCTTTccaaaaaagagcattttacaAGTACCAGCTAACAATACAGCAAATAACAGCTACAGCCAATACAATTCTACCTCAAGCATTAGTTAAAAAGAGAGCACAATGCAAAAGCTACAGCAGGAGGAAAAAACTCAACACAAAAACCATCACATCTCATGACAACTGAGAAATCTCAGGTAGGTATGGGTGGGACTTAACGCCATGCTGCGACAAAATGAATAAGAAGGTCACACGGTTTCACACAATCAGCAACACCTGCATGTACACGTGTTACACAATTGTTTTAGAacttttcttcacttttaaagCGACAGAACACAGATGTAGATCTTAAGGGCTTTCATACTGCTGTTACAATGGAACAGGCTTCCCAAAAAGTATTGGGTCACTAAGCATTGAAAAACTTTAATGAAGTTCTTTAGGTTACGTCAATGTTAAAAGTGGCTAACAAAATGAtctgtttcagagaaaaactCAGCACAACTTCAATCTGGCAGTTGTGTGGAAAAAACAGAGGACTTCATATAAAAGTTTCCTAACAGAGTACTCCatgcatctttttaaaaatgggtaaaaatgCCCTTTTGGGTTGGAAATTCCACGTAGACATTGCCTTGACACTTGGAACATGTGTGATCAGTCAACCATTCAGCCATGCTGAAGGGTGACAGTAGCAATTTTCCCTCATAAGTAAATACGGGCTTATGCAACTGTAAACAGGAATAGCTCAAGCGGACAATTGACATTAAGGCCTCATAAGTATTTGACACCATAAAAACTAGCATATAAGTTTAATAAGTAGCAATGCTATGTTGATACTAACCAGCCAAGCCATTCAGAAAGCACTCTGAACTTTACCCGAAAGGCCTAATGTCTTATGATCAAACGGCCAACAGTGATGTctaacaaaggaaaaaaacatttcattcagGCAAAGAAGCTCAGGACTAAAGGACGGTTTCAAAATCTCTTCTAAATCTTTTAGATTCAAACTGAAGTAATGGTTTCTTATTTTGCATGTTTGAGTCAAACAAGaaactttaaaaattaaatattgtgatgGTACCTAAATGGTCCTAAACTACGAAAACGAAGAACAGCTGCAAACTCGAAGttaaagtcagcttcttttcgaaaattcccgttccaccttaaacagcgcAACGGTTACACTCCGAGGCACCAGAATGCAACCACTGCACCATTTAGGGTGGAACTTGGAAATTCCAACATGAAGCAGGGAAACTGGAGGCCAAGTTCAGCGTCGTAGCTAAAACTCAGTGAGGATTATAACTTGATGTTCTGCTGGTTAGTCATGACAGTTGCCCCATACCGCCACCACGCTAGGCTCGTGGCCTAACTACACGGTTAGTGCTAGAACAACTTTGTGCGGTGTGGAGGAGTTGGGTCTACTCGTAAAGTCGAAAAGAACACGTGTATGAAGCGATGATCCGTGGAGAGGATGGCAGCAAAGCACGTTTACACCACGCTCTTCAGAAAAGTGTTGTGCAGTGTTTGAGGTAAAGATAACGTGACACGTCGGTTCAGGAACAAACAACTAATTTGTTTAGAGCCCGTCGTAAAATGCTAGCTCTAGCTGGATAACTGTACGTGCTGTCAAGTGTGGGTGGGGTTTTTTTTAACTAAGCAATGATGACAACCAAGAGGCAAAAGGAACCAGCTAACAGCTCTTTAACTAACACACAGCTGACACCGACAGACCGTGTGATGTGAACAGTGCACTGCGAACATCCCAGTAACGTTAGCCTGCTTAACGTTCACTGATGGAGGTTAGGCTTACCTTTTTTGCTCCTCTCGCGAAATTGCGTGGCTGAAATCGTATTCAGTCTCAAGAATCGTCCGACCTGGGAAGCCCGACCTGCGTAAGTTTTTTGTGAATAAAGGATGTACGCTGAAACGCCACTATTGAATCAGGACAGGCTGAGATCCGGTCTTTAACACCACATCTGACTGTTGACAATTCAAGGCAGCGTGCGTGCACGCGAAGGCACGACGGAACCGTTATTAGGATGCCCTAATATCTATCCAAGACCAAAGCAACGTGAATAATTCAAGAAGTTGGAAGCCTTCTGAAATTATTCCTTTAGGCCTTAACCACTTCCTATTGGTTCTTATCGCAGCACCGACATACTACATGTATCTCCACACCACTACTTTTCTTGAATTAGTAGTCCACCCATCTGTATACCACTAATCTATTGGCTGGCGACAGCGCCCAGAAGTCCCGGCTTTTAATACACTCGTCATTGATCTAATTGGGTGATTTCAAGACGAGGGCTGCATTATTCGTCTCCTCACCTGTCACTCAAAAGGTGCTCTTCACGTGATGTTATTGGACGCTTTGCTGCGCTTCCTACTGGGTGGGCGGGACAAAAGGCGCAGGATTAGATGGAGCGCTCGGTGGTTTGCTGGGCCAAACCCGAAATGGCTCCCTACTCCCTTCGTAGTGCACTACTTAGGGCTTAAGCTAGGCTAAAGACGTTTCAAGTATACTGGGTTTATGTGTGTCCGCACTGAGAGTGCCATTTCAGATTTAGCCCTGCGTTTTAAGAGACAGCTCAATTCTGTAGAGATTTTAATGTTTCATATAAATATTTGCACAGTAGTTATGGTTAATTCATAGGCTGAAGGGGGTCTCCTCTCAATGCCTTTTGCAGTTGCAGTTAGGAAGTGACTGATTTGCATGACTGAAATCAATGACAACATGCTTTGGTAAGAAATTTGCCATAAACACACCAGAGCCTTAATGTAGAAACACAAGTCCCAGAAGTTTATTTAGCAAGAATAACAGTTCTGCAATGGAACGCATAACTTAACTTTCCCTACATGATATTATGAGCAGAAAAAAGGGGTGCCTTTCCAGAGATTAAGCCTAGTGCAGGACTAAACCAGAGGCTCTTTATTGAAATTCCTTTTCAGTCCACAGCTTATGTTCTCTCTAGGAAACCAGCCCTTATAACAAGACAGTTAagtgacataaaaaaaatacattcataagTAGAAAACAATGTAGTATAGAGGATGCAACATTGAAGCATAGTTCATGGTTCTTCCTGCACATACTGTCCATGTGACCCCCTGTAGTACACTCGAATCTACACAAAACATTTGCTTATAACTGTCTGATGCCAATTCTGAACACATTTAGCAAGTGATACAGCCTCTAAACCTGTAACATGGTTGAGAGAAGCACTTGCCACTTTACTAAACTTTATGAATGATgctggacagaaagagagcaaaTGCAATCCTACCTGCGAACACAACCAATACTGTACTACTTTCAAGCCCTTCTTCAGAGAGACAGGATCACACAAACATACTTCCCTGCAGGAAGAACCATGAGCACGGCTTAAACACAAGTTTGATTATCCCCCACTCCAAATCCAGAAATGGTCCACTGAGTAAGCTACATGACATGGTTGGACACAGTGCAGCATCAAAATATAAGACCATATGTTAACATGAAAATTATTCTACATCTTCAGTACGAAACTTCACACCACAAGCTCTCCAAACAACTAAATTCGGTCTGTAGAAAAACAGCTGGACAGCTGGGAAACCCTCTCTGGTAAGACCCACTAAACCTCTCTAGTCTACAACAGATTGATGGCATTTGCTTGGGACAGGACTAAcagggcttttatttttttaagaatcTTGGAAATGCAGGCTTGCGATTAGGACTAAAAGCCCGTTGTTAATATCCACCTTCCTCCTCCTTAAGACATGTAAAGAAGCAGTATAAGTCCTAGCATTCGTTGGTCCCCTATTAATTTCTGACCTACCCTCGGTCATACCATCTTCAACAGAACATTTCCTCAACTTTAAAGCATCTCTTCTGGGTAGTTTCTACAGACCCAATCCAAAACTGCAGCTGTAGCTATTAGACTAACAGTACGTGGacatttttggaccattttttgtcattagaAGCCCCTGATATCCATGAATGGTTGTTCACCATACAGTTCTAAGACCACTGAGCAGAGGTTGCATGAAAAACATGCAATTAAAGGAGAGCTAGCAAGTTAGAAAAAGAGGCAAGCAGAGAAGCACAGAAACATGCCAAACGAAATAAAGCATGCATTGCTCTTGGCCATATAGTATGTTATATAATCTTTAAAATAGATACATGTATtacatcatcaccatcatatGTAAGTTTCATAACTTAGCATGTATGTAAAtagttcattattttttttcctgaaaaccaataataattataataataataataataataataataattataaccaTAGAATGGGGAGAAGACAAGGAAAATGAGTTGACAATTTGAAAGGTTCTCTATAAAAACAGGCAAAGCAGAGGAGGTTCAACtgaaggaaagaggagagaaaagaactAATGGAAAGCAGTAGGAGAATGGTTGTGAATGCTTGTTGAACGCTGACAGTGAGAGTGCTGCCCACTGTTTGGTCTGCTGTAGTCCTTTGGATTTCCAGTTTTACTTTGCAGTCATCATCTGGACAAACTCTGAAAGCAAGAGATATTAGTGATACAACTGCAGTttttactgaaaaacagcaccTCATCCATTagctttaataaacattttaagttCTACAACATTAACACTGCAATGCAAGTGTACTCATGCCATGTGTACTGATTTAGTGTCTTACCCAATTAAACTTTCATGAAATTAACATCAACATAATTTAACACAACTGACATGATAATACAGCTATATTCAAAAACCTTGTTGTAGGAGTAGAAGGTATTTGTTCACTTGAATGTAATCGGTACAAAATAATAGCTACATGTGCACACCATCAAAGCCAAATATCCATTGGTTATTTCTTCAGCTTTATAAGAAAGGTCAGAGAACTAACCTTCATAATTGACCTGGCCATCACCATCAATATCTGCCTCTCGGATCATCTCGTCTACCTCCTCATCTGTCAACTTTTCACCCAAGTTTGTCATGACATGACGCAACTCTGCAGCACTGATGTAGCCATTTCCATcctgcacaaaaacaaaaaaaaaaattaagtcaCTGGCCAAGGCAAATACACACTGAACATCAAATAGCATGCAAATATTTgttaacaatctggacagtaaCTGTGGATGATGCCACTGAAACAGAACATCCTTTTCATTACCTTGTCAAAAACTCTGAAGGCTTCTCTAATTTCCTCCTCACTGTCTGTGTCCTTCATCTTCCTTGCCATCATGGTGAGGAACTCGGGGAAATCAATTGTTCCGTTACCTGCAAATAAAGTACAGAGGGTCAGAAGCATGTTTCTGGCTGTCCCAAGGAATACTACACATTTGTGCATGTAAGCCTTCCCTCACCATCAGCATCAACTTCATTAATCATGTCCTGAAGCTCTGCCTCTGTAGGGTTCTGGCCCAAAGATCGCATGACTGTGCCCAACTCTTTGGTGGTAATGGTACCATCACCATCTTTGTCAAAAAGTGAGAACGCCTCCTTGAACTCTAAGAAACACAAATAGGAAGGGATGTTAAAGCAATCATGTACAACTCAATGATGGaataaaaaatgcatgaataaCCATAAGAATGCTTTTTTTACCTGCAATCTGTTCCTCGGTTAGCTGATCAGCCTGTTGAGAGcgagaaatattttaaatgttcatttcagGCTTTCAGATTGAGCCAACAATCTACCTGCAATGGTTTCAGACTCAAAAAAGTGATGGAGAAACATGAAGTGCTCCACCTGGCCTGGTGAGGTGGTGAATTACTCGATAGCTAGCGAAAGCTAACCTACATCTCAATTACGATGACGCCAACATTAACCGTGGCCAGCTTGAACCCAGTCTGCTTTACAGAATTAGTTTCGGCCATCAAGTTTTGAGCAACCGCAGGTTAACATGCATCGATCGTACTGCGTTAGGCCTGCGAGCCATTCACTGGTGAAGGAGTGATCTCACCTACTAACTTGAGTGAGAAACAATCGACTGCCACGAACCCCCTTTTAAGCAACTACTACAAATAATGACTGGCTTATCCCTCTAAACGCCATGAAAGAGCTAACGTTAACATTAAATCAGTAGTCATCCATCTCATCTGACATTAGTTAGCcacctagctagctagcaaggCGTAGCAGTCGATTCAATTGTCAGCTAGCCGGTTGGCTAACCCATTCACTAAACAACGCATCATTTTACCTGTTAATGTAGACGGCAACTAAAACGTGTCAGTCTAATATGTACGCCTTAATAATCTACttaccatttttttatttgagattaAAGGAGCTATTAAATTCTCTGCGTAGATAAATTACGCCAATCGCCGTCTTCTTATTCACTCGTCCGTTTGTCGGCTCGCTCTTCCCGCAGCTAAGCGGCTGTGTGCGCCCAAATTTCGAGATCACTCCGCCTGGGTTCTTCGGTCAAAAGCGGGGACGTTGCTCTCCCCAACAACCGGGCCGTCTCTATGGTCTCCTTGCGCCAACGCGCCGCGGAAGGGAATCAAGTTCCAAAGAAAACGAGCTTGACCCGCGGTCTCGTTTCGTGTACAATGCAGGTATTGTTACTTGTTGCTTTTGTTCGTATCGAACTGCACTCTCGTAACAGCCGCTGCTTCTAAAAGGCTTTTATTCAAGTTTGAGCGGCTCGGTCAGGGAGTTTGTAGCACAGAGATGGCGCGAATCAGCTGACCCCATCAGGATTACCGGATTGGTTTTCATCCACCTGCAATGCGTCAGGGAGTCCTCGCAGGGAGGAGGGAACAGGCTGGACTCTTAAAGAAACAGGCAGCGGACGAGACGCGCATGCCGAAGAGGTTTGACCGAATACAGCACTTCTGAGGGTTTTACAGTACGAATATAAGGCCTAAACCCGTTCAAGCACTGTTCAAGTGACAGAAGTGTGAGATGTTTCAGAATATGTTAACAGGACTTTAATATCAACCTCCAACTGGAAACCTTGGGTTTGAATACTTTGCAGTCTGTGTGGTGTCGGGTTCCGGTCTCATTTTCCTGCGTCTAATTCAGCGCCGCTATCTCTTCTTACTGCGGCCGCTAATGCAGGTGTCTTCAGAGCGACTACTCGAGCTGATCCTACCTGCTGCTAATCCCGTCAGTTAGACCTCCAACGTGTCTGTGGCAGAGTCGAGACTTTGATACTACTCATACTAGTGGGATGTAGATAATGAATACGGAGCTGCTGGTTTATTATTTATGCCTACAGTCTctgaaaaaacacattctgtctCTAGCTAAGCTCAGCACAGCGTGTTCAGCTGGAGACAACACAGAGTTACTTTTAACACAGAATGACATTTTCCCGTGCTCACGTACTGAGAAGTGTTAACCAGAAAATAGTGCGACACAGCGTTAAAACGGCCAACGCGTTATTTAACATCACATTTGTACAGTTCACCCAAATACAGGCGCTTTTTGTAGACACTGCAGTTTGCTTACTTACTGTATAAATGAGCAAGTATTTTTTGTCCGCTATCCGTCTGCAGTGCTGCTCTTCGGGGAGAATTAATATTTCATTAGTATTAAAATAGCCAGGTGAGACTGAGCGCTCCCTGTGCATAATGAATTGTACTAAATAAAGATCCCCGGAGACACTGGTACCAGATCCACCTGGTAGACCTGCACGAAGTCTTGTTTGGAAGTGCTTTTAATGATTCTTCCGTGTATCAGTTACACATTATACAAGAGGAAACCCCATCTGAACACCAGCCAAAGAAACCAGACAGAAAGCCATCATGAATTCTCTTCCACCTTTATTTTTCATGCTTCTTTCTCTCAAAGTTTGTTTGGAGGGGCTGTTCATGTGATGCTTTTCAAGTCACTGATAGAAcatttggggagaaaaaaaaatgcagtggaAACATTTTGCATCATCACAAAAACTTGCCATTACAGTAAAATCTTACAAAGGCTGAAGCCACTATTAACGGAATGTAATCAgtaacagtaaaacaataaaagtacaaaaacaaagGTAGCCTCAGTGTCTACATTAAATGTCTCCGTCTTCTGACAGGTACAAACTTGCATATACATGTCTCAAATTAAAACCCAGTTCCACATTTTTAGTGCATTTTGATATCAGAAGAAAAGTAACAATGCCACATTTTACTATTATGTAAAAGGTCCTCACATCCAAATGTAAACCTACTACTTTATGGAGTGTAAGGGAATTTTAGCATAATGGCGCTTAGAGGCTCCACTGTCAGATCTGCCAGTTTAACACTGGTGTGAGCAGCCAGTTTTGCATCAGTGCTGATCACGACAGTGGCTTTCTCAGGAAGCTCCTTCTGGGTTAGTTGCAGAGTGACAGAATTGTTAGTGTGCCAGTTCAAAGCAACTATGTAGCGATCGCTCTGGTCCCACTGGCGTAAGTAGGCCATGGCACTAGTGGAGTTGCTCAGAAGCAAGTACTCTCCATGCTGGAGGGAACGTTCCTTCCCCCTAAGCTCGCTTACTTCCTTGAAAAATGAAAGGAGAGATCTCGAGGGGTCCTTTTCCTGCAGGAAGATAAACAGTACATGGTTATGGTCAACACTGCTTAGAGCTATGAGTTATGTTCGTTTTTGGAAAAGAAAGGCTGTAGAATTATAGGGCAGGTTTATGCAATCaagtacactgcaaaaaaaaaaaaaaaaaaaaaaaaaaaagagaattccTTACCTTTTCTGTACCATTTAGCCACACCATCGTTGGGTTTACACtcgactgagagagagagagagagagagagagagagagagagagagagagagagagagagagagagagagagagagagagagagagagagagagagagagagagagagagagagagagagagagagagagagagagagagagagagagagatcgagatcAGCACCTTTCAAGTCAATCAGCATTCCCTTACTCAAGTCAAACCCTTTATACCCTCTTACCAGATCATCTTCCAGTCCTATTTCGTCTCCATAGTTGAACACAGGTGTACCAGGCAGGGTGAACAGCAGCAACTGGCTCAGCTTCACCTGCAGCAACGTCACTATGGAAGCCAGGTGACCCCAGACACGGTCGCCTATGTTCCAGGCTAGTTTATTCTGGTCAAAGTAGAGACCGTCCACAACCTGAGCAATCTCCAC
It includes:
- the calm3b gene encoding calmodulin 3b (phosphorylase kinase, delta), with protein sequence MADQLTEEQIAEFKEAFSLFDKDGDGTITTKELGTVMRSLGQNPTEAELQDMINEVDADGNGTIDFPEFLTMMARKMKDTDSEEEIREAFRVFDKDGNGYISAAELRHVMTNLGEKLTDEEVDEMIREADIDGDGQVNYEEFVQMMTAK